Proteins from a genomic interval of Candidatus Palauibacter scopulicola:
- a CDS encoding DUF6364 family protein, with translation MKTTLNLNDEILRRAKMRAAHEGISLTRFVEDALRTKLMDDRRKDPAFKLELKTVQGDAPPKVDISDREALYDVLDRS, from the coding sequence ATGAAAACCACGCTTAACTTGAACGATGAGATTCTCAGGAGAGCGAAAATGAGAGCGGCACACGAGGGCATCTCGCTAACCCGATTCGTCGAGGACGCGTTGCGCACGAAACTGATGGACGACCGCCGGAAGGATCCGGCCTTCAAACTTGAACTCAAGACGGTGCAGGGGGACGCACCGCCCAAGGTCGACATCTCCGATCGAGAGGCGCTCTACGATGTCCTGGATCGCTCGTGA
- the fabF gene encoding beta-ketoacyl-ACP synthase II, with protein sequence MIHTGATRRVVITGVGMVTPIGLDVDSTWDALLRGVSGAGPITLFDPSGQAVRFACEVKGFDPLEYLDRKGARRADRFLQLAIAAGSQAMEQAGFGDGLAHLPPDRTGVVVGVAVGGLPLLEAQHRKLLSKGPRFVSPLLIPMFIPDMTVGLLSIVYGARGPNYATVSACASSGHSLGLAFRSIRRGETDVMIAGGTESAITPLAVAGFASMGSMSTRNDDPEKACRPFDARRDGFVLGEGSGMLILEELEHARARGARILGEIVGFGQSADAYHMTAPAPDGVGARLAMQQAIEDAGLAPGDIGYINANGTATPVGDAAETKAIKEVLGEHARSTVVGATKSMTGHPLGAAGAIEAVISMMVCRHGVIPPTINFEEADPECDLEYAHGGPIERPVPVALSNSFAFGGHNACLAIRRWNGE encoded by the coding sequence TTGATCCACACCGGTGCAACGAGGCGCGTCGTCATCACGGGTGTCGGGATGGTTACGCCCATCGGTCTCGATGTGGACTCGACCTGGGACGCGCTCCTCCGGGGCGTGAGCGGCGCGGGTCCGATCACGCTCTTCGACCCCTCGGGTCAGGCCGTCCGCTTCGCCTGTGAGGTGAAGGGTTTCGATCCCCTTGAGTACCTGGACAGGAAGGGGGCGCGCCGCGCGGACCGGTTTCTGCAGCTCGCCATTGCCGCGGGCTCCCAGGCCATGGAACAGGCGGGGTTCGGCGATGGGCTCGCCCACCTGCCCCCGGATCGGACGGGGGTCGTCGTCGGCGTCGCCGTCGGCGGGCTCCCGTTGCTGGAGGCGCAGCACAGGAAGCTCTTGTCGAAGGGACCGCGATTCGTCTCCCCCCTGCTCATCCCGATGTTCATCCCGGACATGACGGTCGGACTCCTGTCCATCGTGTACGGGGCGCGCGGCCCGAACTACGCGACCGTGTCCGCCTGCGCGTCGAGCGGCCACTCGCTCGGCCTCGCCTTCCGCTCGATCCGGCGGGGAGAGACGGATGTGATGATCGCCGGGGGCACGGAGTCCGCCATCACTCCGCTCGCGGTCGCCGGCTTCGCGTCGATGGGGTCGATGTCGACGCGCAACGACGACCCGGAGAAGGCCTGCCGCCCCTTCGATGCTCGGCGAGACGGTTTTGTGCTGGGGGAGGGCTCCGGGATGCTGATTCTCGAGGAACTCGAGCATGCGAGGGCGCGCGGCGCACGAATCCTGGGGGAGATCGTCGGTTTCGGGCAGAGCGCGGACGCGTATCACATGACGGCTCCAGCTCCGGATGGCGTCGGCGCCCGGCTGGCCATGCAGCAGGCGATCGAAGACGCCGGCCTCGCACCCGGCGACATCGGCTACATCAACGCGAACGGGACCGCGACGCCGGTCGGGGACGCCGCCGAGACGAAGGCGATCAAGGAAGTGCTGGGCGAACACGCGCGATCCACGGTGGTGGGCGCGACGAAGTCGATGACGGGTCACCCGCTGGGGGCTGCCGGGGCCATCGAGGCCGTGATCTCCATGATGGTCTGCAGGCACGGCGTCATCCCGCCCACGATCAACTTCGAGGAGGCGGACCCCGAGTGCGATCTCGAATACGCCCACGGCGGCCCCATCGAGCGCCCTGTCCCGGTCGCCCTCTCCAACTCGTTCGCCTTCGGCGGGCACAACGCCTGCCTCGCAATCCGCCGCTGGAACGGCGAGTAG
- a CDS encoding type II toxin-antitoxin system VapC family toxin — protein MTTLLDTNVVSELIRKSPEPAVAAWASGHFVEDLFLSAVSEAELRYGVALLPVGRRRDTLLFEVETMLRDAFEDRVLPFDSDAARAYGHIAARRRSSGRPVSPADCQIAAIAASRRMAVATRNVRDFEGMGIEIVDPWGGT, from the coding sequence ATGACCACGCTGCTCGACACGAACGTCGTCTCCGAACTGATCCGGAAGTCGCCCGAGCCCGCCGTTGCGGCCTGGGCCTCGGGCCATTTCGTGGAGGACTTGTTCCTTTCCGCGGTGAGCGAGGCGGAGTTGCGCTACGGCGTGGCGCTCCTCCCGGTGGGCCGCCGTCGCGACACGCTGTTGTTCGAGGTCGAGACCATGCTTCGGGATGCCTTCGAGGACCGGGTGCTCCCCTTCGACAGCGATGCCGCTCGCGCGTACGGCCACATTGCGGCCAGGCGCCGCTCCTCCGGGCGTCCCGTTTCGCCCGCGGACTGTCAGATTGCGGCGATTGCGGCATCCCGCCGCATGGCGGTGGCGACGCGCAACGTTCGTGATTTCGAGGGCATGGGCATCGAGATCGTGGATCCCTGGGGCGGGACTTGA
- a CDS encoding 6-bladed beta-propeller — protein sequence MQAMRVSWFAVLSVAFAACGTGTEVARGPQVVTDRIGDTVVVRTLSGSVWGGDATLVPELSIGEVEGPDEYLFGRIGSIAVDDDRNVYVFDQQAREVRVFGPEGGYMRTLGGPGQGPGELQRPEAMAVLPDRRIVVRDPGNARLQVYGPDEESLEEWPYVPAFYSNQPLWTDGRGRMYVAARDPSVATGFGRALLAVFDPDGAPRDTVAPPHGDFEGETVTGERDGARATYGVPFAPRAIWVVHPGGHFVSGISSDYAIDLGFSDGVLRIERAHEPARVFPREAEHARAQTERGIGMTVPGWTWDGPSIPDTKPPFTGLYPGRDGRIWVRVATEAQEVENEDHDPESPFSTPFVWRSPLRFDVFEADGTYLGAVNPPEDFSANPFPVFDGDDVWAVSRDDLGIQRVVRYRITLPPDT from the coding sequence ATGCAGGCGATGAGAGTTTCATGGTTCGCGGTGCTCTCGGTGGCGTTCGCCGCCTGTGGCACCGGCACCGAGGTCGCGCGCGGCCCGCAGGTGGTGACCGACAGGATCGGCGACACGGTCGTCGTTCGCACCCTGTCGGGGAGCGTGTGGGGCGGGGACGCGACGCTCGTTCCGGAGCTGTCGATCGGCGAGGTGGAGGGCCCCGACGAATATCTCTTCGGCCGCATCGGGTCCATCGCGGTGGACGACGACCGCAACGTCTACGTGTTCGACCAGCAGGCCCGGGAAGTCCGCGTATTCGGCCCGGAGGGCGGCTACATGCGGACGCTGGGCGGGCCCGGACAGGGCCCCGGCGAGTTGCAGCGGCCCGAGGCCATGGCCGTGCTTCCCGACCGGCGGATCGTCGTGCGCGATCCGGGCAATGCGCGCCTGCAGGTCTACGGCCCCGACGAGGAGTCTTTGGAGGAATGGCCCTATGTCCCCGCCTTCTATTCGAACCAGCCGCTGTGGACGGATGGTCGGGGGAGGATGTACGTGGCGGCCCGCGACCCTTCCGTAGCGACCGGGTTCGGCCGCGCCTTGCTGGCCGTCTTCGACCCCGATGGAGCGCCCCGCGACACGGTGGCGCCGCCGCACGGCGACTTCGAGGGCGAGACCGTCACGGGAGAAAGAGACGGTGCGAGGGCGACATACGGAGTCCCGTTCGCGCCGCGGGCGATCTGGGTGGTCCACCCCGGCGGACACTTCGTCAGCGGAATCTCGTCGGACTATGCCATCGACCTGGGGTTTTCGGATGGCGTCCTCCGAATCGAGCGCGCGCACGAGCCCGCCCGCGTCTTCCCGCGCGAAGCGGAGCATGCCCGCGCCCAGACCGAGCGCGGCATCGGAATGACCGTCCCGGGCTGGACGTGGGACGGACCCTCCATCCCGGACACGAAGCCGCCCTTCACCGGGCTCTACCCCGGACGGGACGGCCGGATATGGGTGCGGGTCGCCACCGAGGCGCAGGAGGTCGAGAACGAGGACCACGACCCGGAGAGCCCGTTCTCCACGCCCTTCGTGTGGCGCTCTCCGCTCCGCTTCGATGTATTCGAAGCCGACGGGACCTACCTGGGAGCCGTGAATCCGCCCGAGGACTTCTCCGCCAACCCCTTCCCCGTGTTCGATGGCGACGACGTGTGGGCCGTAAGCCGCGACGACCTCGGCATCCAGCGCGTCGTCCGCTACCGAATCACCCTCCCCCCCGACACCTGA
- a CDS encoding radical SAM protein yields MPNISGAMAARMLARGIRNRIRNKPLSVSFEITHACTANCWHCNWGGPIKEERLGAEDYAAICRELRPVVSHASGGEPLARGDVYDIVDAMTNKGGLPWMIVVTNASNLTPERFFRLKDSGMHQLSTSLDFPDERHDEFRRIPGLFDRMARVVPEIRRQSTDTDDILLNVCITAWNYRDIGDMVRVAKDWGVPINFSVYTHLRVQDRDGLIEGDGLDGLAESLQEVIDLRNAGYPVYTTPRVLWKFHRFLTEGGIPGCQAGRRFLVINPDGRLTPCAMVMAYFDRQEDMLEKFTKQNTCQQCYISTRANTEKSFKEFVQDNSDAFFKLLAPWRA; encoded by the coding sequence ATGCCGAACATCTCCGGAGCCATGGCCGCACGCATGCTCGCCCGGGGCATCCGGAACCGGATCCGGAACAAGCCGCTCTCCGTCTCGTTCGAGATCACGCACGCCTGCACGGCGAACTGCTGGCACTGCAACTGGGGCGGGCCGATCAAGGAGGAGCGCCTCGGGGCCGAGGACTACGCGGCGATCTGCCGCGAGCTTCGGCCCGTCGTGTCGCACGCTTCCGGGGGAGAGCCGCTCGCGCGCGGAGACGTGTACGACATCGTCGATGCGATGACGAACAAGGGCGGGCTGCCCTGGATGATCGTGGTCACGAACGCGTCGAACCTCACGCCGGAACGCTTCTTCCGCCTCAAGGACAGCGGGATGCACCAGTTGTCCACCTCGCTCGACTTCCCGGACGAAAGGCACGACGAGTTCCGCCGCATCCCCGGCCTGTTCGACCGCATGGCCCGCGTGGTGCCCGAGATCCGCCGCCAGAGCACGGACACGGACGACATCCTGCTCAACGTGTGCATCACCGCGTGGAACTACCGGGACATCGGAGACATGGTGCGCGTCGCGAAGGACTGGGGCGTGCCGATCAACTTCTCCGTCTACACGCACCTGCGGGTGCAGGATCGGGACGGGCTCATCGAGGGGGACGGGCTGGACGGACTGGCGGAGAGCCTGCAGGAGGTCATCGACCTCCGCAACGCCGGCTATCCGGTCTACACGACGCCTCGCGTGCTGTGGAAATTCCACCGGTTTCTGACGGAGGGAGGGATCCCCGGGTGCCAGGCGGGACGCCGCTTCCTCGTCATCAACCCCGACGGCCGGCTCACGCCGTGCGCGATGGTGATGGCGTACTTCGACCGTCAGGAGGACATGCTGGAGAAGTTCACGAAGCAGAACACGTGCCAGCAGTGCTACATCTCCACGCGGGCCAACACCGAGAAGAGCTTCAAGGAGTTCGTGCAGGACAACTCCGACGCTTTCTTCAAGCTGCTCGCCCCCTGGCGCGCCTGA
- a CDS encoding zinc ribbon domain-containing protein, which produces MDCPECGDPVGRSDQTCQKCGEPLSFAPNEVGVHCAVCGDAIGAYTETCPVCGETGYPALRPRRGRKWKGSRPDGLTRA; this is translated from the coding sequence ATGGACTGCCCGGAGTGCGGCGACCCCGTGGGGCGGTCCGACCAGACCTGCCAGAAGTGCGGCGAGCCGTTGTCGTTCGCGCCCAATGAGGTCGGCGTGCACTGCGCGGTCTGCGGCGACGCGATCGGCGCCTACACCGAGACCTGCCCGGTCTGCGGCGAGACCGGCTATCCCGCGCTTCGTCCGCGCCGCGGGCGCAAGTGGAAGGGCTCGCGCCCGGACGGTCTGACCCGGGCGTGA
- a CDS encoding TrmJ/YjtD family RNA methyltransferase, with product MTGGRARLDRTSIVLHEPQDVVNVALVVRAMKNMGLSRLRLVNPAEFDAWRITGIAHDTEDVVERIRIFDDLPSALADASYVLGATARRRSTRHEWWSPEGAATEFTGPAGGREGRLAVVFGREDRGLSNEALDLCHGLVCIPTNPDHTSMNLAHAAVIIFYELRKAALGPADWEARDLQGKRRRRTPPALHGELEEFFGIWERAMGEVGLFHGIDPAPKMRSFRNIFQRAELDQRELGLILAVAYEALNFARREKKRARERAEAEAEG from the coding sequence GTGACCGGGGGGCGCGCCCGGCTCGACCGGACATCCATCGTCCTCCACGAGCCACAGGATGTCGTCAACGTCGCGCTCGTGGTTCGCGCGATGAAGAACATGGGGCTGTCGCGTCTGCGACTCGTGAACCCCGCGGAGTTCGATGCCTGGCGCATCACCGGGATCGCGCACGACACGGAGGACGTCGTGGAGCGCATCCGCATCTTCGACGACCTCCCGTCCGCCCTCGCCGATGCGAGCTACGTGCTCGGCGCGACCGCCCGCCGCCGCTCCACCCGCCACGAGTGGTGGAGTCCCGAGGGCGCGGCGACGGAATTCACCGGCCCCGCCGGAGGGCGCGAGGGGCGGCTCGCCGTCGTGTTCGGCCGCGAGGACCGAGGCCTCTCCAACGAGGCGCTCGACCTCTGTCACGGACTCGTGTGCATCCCCACGAACCCGGACCACACGTCGATGAACCTCGCCCACGCGGCCGTCATCATCTTCTACGAACTGCGGAAGGCCGCGCTGGGCCCGGCCGACTGGGAGGCGCGCGACCTGCAGGGCAAGCGGCGGCGCCGGACCCCGCCGGCCCTGCACGGCGAACTGGAGGAGTTCTTCGGTATCTGGGAGCGGGCGATGGGGGAGGTCGGCCTCTTCCACGGCATCGACCCGGCGCCGAAGATGCGGAGCTTCCGCAACATCTTTCAGCGCGCGGAGCTCGACCAGCGTGAACTCGGTCTCATCCTCGCCGTGGCGTACGAGGCGCTGAACTTCGCCCGGAGAGAGAAGAAGCGCGCCCGCGAGCGCGCGGAGGCGGAAGCGGAAGGCTAG
- the rho gene encoding transcription termination factor Rho: MTNNTPQPRGGSPRGGGGQPGGKGPSRGRAKGSGGHGGKGRNRRRRSRGRRNRKGQGSPPQQSGQQAAVAEVPEGPKDGYLGLIERLGNGTGFIRRQHAGYTPSDDDIYVSPKIVSRYDLRTGDEICGQAGRPPRPGKSPPLRYLHTVNGHPPDQLGPRRQFDRLSAMHPDRRLRLECGLERRGQPDYTNRIIDLICPMGMGQRSLIVAPAKAGKTMVLQAIAEGISKNHPDSTILILLVDERPEEVTEMEATGLGEVTASSFDHRAERHVQVAEITLERARRLAEMGQDVVLILDSITRLARAYNTTEEGSGRTLTGGIDANSLEKPKRFFGSARCVPESKGGGSLTIVATALVDTGSRMDQVIFEEFKGTGNSELVLDRDLSDRRIFPAIDLNSSATRREERLMSDDELLVAQAMRRELSTYPPVEAMQEVLGLMRQTDSNEELVSKLRQRI, encoded by the coding sequence TTGACGAACAACACACCACAGCCCCGCGGCGGCTCCCCGCGCGGGGGCGGAGGTCAGCCCGGCGGCAAGGGACCGTCCAGGGGCCGGGCCAAAGGGTCCGGTGGCCACGGCGGAAAGGGCCGGAACCGGCGCCGCCGCTCGCGCGGACGCCGCAACCGGAAGGGACAGGGCTCGCCGCCGCAGCAGTCCGGCCAGCAGGCTGCGGTAGCCGAAGTTCCGGAAGGTCCGAAGGACGGCTACCTGGGGCTCATCGAGCGGCTCGGTAACGGCACGGGGTTCATCCGCCGCCAGCACGCCGGGTATACCCCGAGCGACGACGACATCTACGTGAGCCCGAAGATCGTTTCCCGCTACGACCTGCGGACGGGAGACGAGATCTGCGGCCAGGCCGGGCGCCCTCCACGCCCCGGCAAGAGCCCCCCGCTCCGGTATCTCCACACCGTGAACGGCCACCCCCCCGACCAACTCGGACCGCGCCGGCAGTTCGACCGCCTGAGCGCGATGCACCCCGACCGGCGTCTGCGGCTGGAGTGCGGGCTCGAGCGCCGCGGCCAGCCCGACTACACGAACCGGATCATCGACCTCATCTGTCCCATGGGGATGGGTCAGCGGTCGCTCATCGTCGCGCCCGCCAAGGCCGGCAAGACGATGGTTCTGCAGGCGATCGCCGAGGGCATCTCGAAGAACCACCCCGATTCCACGATCCTCATCCTCCTCGTCGACGAGCGTCCGGAGGAAGTGACGGAGATGGAGGCGACGGGGCTCGGCGAGGTCACCGCCTCGAGCTTCGACCACCGCGCCGAGCGTCACGTGCAGGTCGCCGAGATCACGCTCGAGCGCGCGCGGCGCCTCGCGGAGATGGGGCAGGACGTCGTCCTCATCCTCGACTCGATCACGCGGCTGGCGCGTGCGTACAACACGACGGAGGAGGGAAGCGGCCGCACGCTCACGGGCGGCATCGACGCGAACTCCCTCGAGAAGCCGAAGCGCTTCTTCGGCAGCGCGCGCTGCGTCCCGGAGAGCAAGGGCGGCGGATCGCTCACGATCGTCGCGACGGCGCTCGTCGACACCGGTTCCCGCATGGACCAGGTGATCTTCGAGGAGTTCAAGGGGACGGGGAACAGCGAACTCGTCCTCGACCGGGACCTGTCGGACCGCCGGATCTTTCCCGCGATCGATCTCAACTCCAGCGCGACGCGGCGGGAGGAACGCCTGATGAGCGACGACGAACTCCTCGTCGCGCAGGCGATGCGGCGCGAACTCAGCACCTATCCGCCCGTCGAGGCCATGCAGGAAGTCCTCGGCCTCATGCGGCAGACCGACTCGAACGAGGAACTCGTCTCGAAGCTGCGCCAGCGGATCTAG
- a CDS encoding sulfocyanin-like copper-binding protein produces the protein MMKRSTLPALGAFVLFGCGGGESDQPSPAPAPAPAPATASATEAAAAASGAMAVDWISVDDGARTVTIDLVAGSTDVNNRWNFNGYANGEATVVVPVGYAVTVNFENRDPVNYHSFSVLQRAASYPAIFDDATPVFEGAVTSNATSMTEATAPGGGTESISFTASAAGEYALVCPVPAHAVTGMWIGFDVSDSGESGLRS, from the coding sequence ATGATGAAGCGATCGACACTACCGGCTTTGGGCGCGTTCGTCCTGTTCGGATGCGGCGGCGGCGAGAGCGACCAGCCATCCCCGGCGCCGGCCCCCGCCCCGGCTCCCGCCACGGCTTCCGCCACGGAGGCGGCCGCGGCGGCTTCAGGTGCGATGGCCGTGGACTGGATCTCGGTGGACGACGGCGCGCGCACCGTGACGATCGACCTCGTCGCGGGCTCGACGGACGTGAACAACCGCTGGAACTTCAACGGCTACGCAAACGGCGAAGCCACGGTCGTCGTGCCGGTCGGATACGCCGTTACCGTGAACTTCGAGAACCGGGACCCCGTCAACTATCACAGCTTCAGCGTCCTCCAGCGGGCCGCGAGCTACCCCGCGATCTTCGATGACGCGACGCCCGTCTTCGAGGGCGCGGTCACCTCGAACGCGACTTCGATGACGGAGGCCACGGCCCCCGGCGGCGGCACCGAGAGCATCAGCTTCACGGCCTCCGCCGCCGGCGAGTACGCGCTCGTGTGCCCCGTTCCGGCTCACGCGGTAACGGGCATGTGGATCGGGTTCGACGTCTCCGATTCGGGCGAATCCGGGTTGCGGAGCTAG
- a CDS encoding proline dehydrogenase family protein: MRKVLLWASTNRWLSQRLPERRFVRRAVRKFMPGETLEDALGEAARLREEGVPTLVTTLGENVETAEETRESVAEYVRAMDLAEEMGLDLEVSIKPTHLGLDQDPDLAVENVGELAARAGGPEGRGTLWIDMEGSFYTEATLSLYRAVRHRHVNVGLCIQSYLRRTADDLESIMEFGPRIRLVKGAYAEPAEIAFPDKRDVDESFLALARRLIDHLGSGGDGFLGLGTHDPAMIGPLSADAGAAGLDGSRFEIEMLYGIGRREQRRLVGNGTPLRVLISYGGAWFPWYMRRLAERPANVWFVARSMFR, encoded by the coding sequence ATGCGGAAGGTGCTGCTGTGGGCTTCCACGAACCGGTGGCTGTCGCAGCGCCTGCCGGAGCGCCGTTTCGTGCGGCGCGCGGTGCGCAAGTTCATGCCGGGCGAGACGCTGGAGGACGCGCTCGGCGAGGCCGCCCGCCTGAGGGAAGAAGGCGTTCCCACCCTCGTCACCACGCTGGGAGAGAACGTCGAGACCGCGGAGGAGACCCGGGAATCCGTCGCCGAGTACGTGCGGGCCATGGACCTGGCGGAGGAGATGGGGCTCGACCTGGAGGTCTCGATCAAGCCCACCCACCTCGGACTCGACCAGGACCCGGACCTGGCGGTGGAGAACGTGGGGGAACTCGCGGCGCGCGCCGGAGGTCCCGAGGGTCGCGGCACGCTCTGGATCGACATGGAGGGGTCGTTCTACACGGAGGCGACCCTCTCCCTCTACCGCGCGGTCCGGCACCGGCACGTGAACGTCGGGCTTTGCATCCAATCCTACCTCCGGCGGACCGCGGACGACCTCGAATCGATCATGGAATTCGGCCCTCGCATCCGGCTCGTGAAGGGGGCGTACGCGGAACCGGCCGAGATCGCCTTTCCGGACAAGCGGGACGTGGACGAGAGCTTCCTGGCCCTCGCGCGGCGCCTCATCGACCACCTCGGGAGCGGAGGAGATGGCTTCCTCGGGCTCGGGACGCACGATCCGGCGATGATCGGGCCGCTTTCCGCGGACGCGGGGGCGGCGGGTCTCGATGGCAGCCGGTTCGAAATCGAAATGCTGTACGGGATCGGACGGCGGGAGCAGAGGAGGCTCGTGGGCAACGGAACCCCACTGCGGGTGCTGATCAGCTACGGGGGGGCGTGGTTCCCGTGGTACATGCGTCGCCTCGCCGAGCGGCCCGCGAACGTGTGGTTCGTCGCCCGCAGCATGTTCCGCTAG
- a CDS encoding SDR family oxidoreductase: protein MDGASGAGALFAPDVLAGRTALITGGGSGIGYGIAECLAAAGASVGVFSRNEERVVRAAERLASTHGVRTLPTVGDVREPAALEAAVRETRDALGSIDILVNNAAGNFYAPTAELSPNGWRAVVEIDLFGTFHACRAVYPVMAEQGYGRIVSISMTIHYRGWPLMAHATAAKAGVDALTRTLAIEWARDGINVNAVAPGPIPTEGVKKAFEAPPSDEVDMFGVRSGAGFAERFIPAGRLGHPHDIGQMIAFLCSPAGDWITGTVIVVDGGESLVSPRTIPGGRSES, encoded by the coding sequence ATGGACGGAGCATCGGGAGCCGGCGCGCTCTTCGCGCCGGATGTCCTCGCGGGCCGCACGGCGCTCATCACGGGCGGCGGGAGCGGCATCGGATACGGGATCGCGGAGTGCCTCGCGGCGGCCGGCGCCTCCGTGGGCGTATTCAGCCGCAACGAGGAGCGGGTCGTGCGGGCGGCGGAACGCCTCGCCTCGACGCACGGGGTGCGGACGCTCCCGACGGTCGGGGACGTGCGCGAACCGGCGGCGCTCGAAGCGGCGGTGCGCGAGACCCGGGACGCGCTCGGGTCGATCGACATCCTCGTGAACAACGCGGCGGGCAATTTCTACGCGCCGACGGCCGAGCTGTCGCCGAACGGCTGGCGCGCCGTGGTGGAGATCGACCTGTTCGGCACCTTCCACGCCTGCCGCGCGGTCTACCCCGTCATGGCCGAGCAGGGGTACGGGCGCATCGTGTCGATCTCGATGACCATTCACTACCGGGGCTGGCCCCTCATGGCCCACGCGACGGCGGCGAAGGCGGGGGTGGACGCCCTGACCCGAACGCTCGCCATCGAGTGGGCGCGGGACGGAATCAACGTGAACGCCGTGGCGCCCGGTCCGATCCCGACGGAGGGCGTGAAGAAGGCGTTCGAGGCTCCCCCGAGCGACGAAGTCGACATGTTCGGCGTGCGCTCCGGCGCCGGGTTCGCGGAGCGCTTCATCCCGGCGGGGCGGCTGGGGCACCCGCACGACATCGGGCAGATGATCGCCTTCCTTTGCTCGCCTGCGGGAGACTGGATCACGGGCACGGTGATCGTCGTCGACGGCGGCGAGTCGCTCGTGAGTCCGCGCACCATCCCCGGCGGACGCTCGGAGAGCTGA
- a CDS encoding MiaB/RimO family radical SAM methylthiotransferase, with protein MNGRPSVWFHTFGCKANQYDTERIRQELELRGAETALHADAADVAVINTCTVTNQADANARRLVRRLRRERPDLRIIVAGCSTSFREAEYRALEEANGVVPGHDPAAVAQLLPQLGDFATADAVTAGGSEASFAPLRRNARGTRAWLKIQDGCDRKCSFCATRIARGASVSRPVDEVVAEAATLARAHPELVITGIHIGHYGKDLDPEPRRGGPDTPVSLATLCERLLEDVPARFRLSSIEATEIDDRLVDLLAAADGQLAPHLHVPLQSGSDRVLRLMRRWHTREAYRARVLAIAERLGAADSGAFGLGADIIVGFPGEGEEEFEETRALVEELPYTYLHVFPYSVRDGTVAASLPDRIPGDVAAARSRTLRDLGLRKGRAYAETRVGTMADIVVEGRDDRVAGVTGDYLRVDLLGRATPGDRFAARLRGRADRLTAEVPANARTAAAVQPSAATV; from the coding sequence GTGAACGGCAGACCTTCCGTCTGGTTCCATACCTTCGGGTGCAAGGCGAACCAGTACGACACCGAACGCATCCGCCAGGAACTGGAACTCCGCGGCGCGGAGACCGCTCTCCACGCGGACGCGGCGGATGTCGCCGTGATCAACACGTGCACCGTGACGAACCAGGCGGACGCCAACGCGAGGCGACTCGTGCGCCGCCTGCGCCGCGAGCGTCCGGATCTCCGCATCATCGTCGCCGGCTGTTCAACCTCCTTCCGTGAAGCCGAGTACCGCGCGCTGGAAGAGGCGAATGGCGTCGTGCCCGGACACGACCCCGCCGCCGTCGCGCAACTCCTGCCGCAACTGGGAGACTTCGCCACGGCCGATGCCGTCACCGCCGGCGGCTCGGAGGCTTCGTTCGCCCCCCTGCGGCGCAATGCGCGCGGCACCCGCGCCTGGCTGAAGATTCAGGACGGGTGCGATCGAAAATGTTCGTTCTGCGCGACCCGGATCGCGCGCGGCGCCTCGGTCTCGCGCCCGGTCGACGAGGTGGTGGCGGAGGCCGCGACCCTCGCGCGCGCGCACCCGGAACTCGTGATCACGGGGATCCACATCGGCCATTACGGGAAGGATCTCGATCCTGAGCCCCGGCGCGGCGGTCCCGACACCCCCGTCAGCCTCGCCACGCTGTGCGAACGGCTGCTCGAGGACGTCCCCGCCCGGTTCCGCCTCTCCTCCATCGAGGCGACGGAGATCGACGACCGGCTCGTGGATCTGCTCGCGGCGGCGGACGGACAGCTGGCGCCCCACCTGCACGTGCCGCTGCAGAGCGGGTCCGACCGGGTGCTTCGTCTCATGCGCCGCTGGCACACGCGGGAGGCGTATCGTGCCCGCGTGCTCGCGATCGCCGAGCGCCTCGGCGCGGCCGATTCCGGCGCGTTCGGTCTCGGCGCGGACATCATCGTCGGGTTCCCGGGAGAGGGGGAGGAGGAGTTCGAGGAGACGCGGGCGCTCGTGGAGGAGTTGCCCTACACCTACCTGCATGTGTTCCCCTATTCGGTGCGAGACGGAACCGTGGCGGCGAGTCTCCCGGACCGGATACCCGGAGACGTGGCGGCGGCCCGCTCGCGAACGCTGCGGGACCTCGGCCTCCGCAAGGGCCGGGCCTATGCCGAAACGCGCGTGGGTACGATGGCCGACATCGTCGTGGAGGGCCGGGACGACCGCGTTGCCGGCGTGACCGGCGACTACCTGCGGGTCGATCTTCTCGGCCGAGCGACCCCCGGCGATCGCTTCGCCGCGCGCCTGCGGGGGCGCGCCGACCGGCTGACGGCCGAGGTGCCAGCCAACGCGCGAACGGCCGCTGCCGTCCAGCCGTCGGCGGCCACGGTCTGA